From one Nonomuraea polychroma genomic stretch:
- the cbiE gene encoding precorrin-6y C5,15-methyltransferase (decarboxylating) subunit CbiE, with protein sequence MITVVGWDGSELSAKAVERLHEARLVVGPDAIIGQLTLTAQTASDEALLQILDDHLEHGEGPAVVIAEGDPGFFGVVRTLRAHGIKPEVLPATSLVTRAFACAGLNWEDALVVAPSGPRQLNRAVNACRAHPKVALLVAPGVGPGEIARELAPTTPRALIVCEDLGGPDERVTHSRMGEATTRPWKDPDVVLVIDPLHQAKEPSWVAGAQPGPAEWALPFESRLPSEVRAYILAKLGPRLGDLVWDVGAGVGEIAVECARMGAAVVAVEREEESCAKLRANVLHHGVKVALTRGQAPPALEPLPDPDAVFVGGGGPDVVMACAARGPRSLVCALRTVEQVAAVLERLREQGYRGEGTQILASKLTLNPDGSHRLTAADPVFVVHATPMHTA encoded by the coding sequence CTGTCGGCCAAGGCGGTGGAACGGCTGCACGAGGCGAGGCTCGTGGTGGGGCCCGACGCCATCATCGGGCAGCTCACGCTCACGGCGCAGACCGCGTCCGACGAGGCGCTGCTCCAGATCCTCGACGACCACCTCGAACACGGCGAGGGCCCCGCCGTCGTGATCGCGGAGGGCGATCCCGGATTCTTCGGCGTCGTGCGGACGTTGCGGGCGCACGGCATCAAACCAGAAGTGTTGCCCGCGACGTCTCTGGTCACGCGGGCTTTCGCGTGCGCCGGACTCAACTGGGAGGACGCGCTCGTCGTCGCCCCGTCGGGCCCGCGCCAGCTCAACCGCGCGGTGAACGCCTGCCGCGCCCATCCCAAGGTCGCGCTGCTCGTCGCCCCGGGTGTGGGCCCCGGTGAGATCGCCAGGGAGCTGGCTCCCACCACGCCCCGCGCCCTGATCGTCTGCGAGGACCTCGGCGGCCCCGACGAACGGGTCACGCACAGCCGCATGGGCGAGGCCACGACGCGGCCGTGGAAGGACCCCGACGTGGTGCTCGTCATCGACCCGCTGCACCAGGCCAAGGAGCCCAGCTGGGTGGCAGGGGCGCAGCCGGGTCCCGCCGAGTGGGCGTTGCCGTTCGAGAGCAGGCTGCCTTCGGAGGTGCGGGCGTACATCCTGGCCAAGCTGGGCCCCCGGCTCGGCGACCTGGTGTGGGACGTGGGCGCGGGCGTCGGCGAGATCGCCGTGGAGTGCGCCAGGATGGGCGCGGCCGTCGTGGCCGTCGAACGCGAGGAGGAATCCTGCGCCAAGCTGCGTGCAAACGTGCTCCACCACGGCGTGAAGGTGGCGCTGACCAGGGGACAGGCGCCGCCCGCGCTGGAGCCGCTGCCCGACCCGGACGCCGTGTTCGTGGGCGGCGGCGGCCCGGACGTGGTCATGGCCTGCGCGGCACGCGGCCCGCGCTCGCTGGTGTGCGCGCTCCGCACGGTCGAGCAGGTCGCGGCCGTGCTGGAGCGGCTGCGCGAGCAGGGCTACCGGGGCGAGGGCACCCAGATCCTGGCCTCGAAGCTGACGCTCAACCCCGACGGATCGCACCGCCTGACCGCCGCGGACCCGGTCTTCGTGGTGCACGCGACGCCAATGCACACAGCGTGA